The genomic interval attaatttgtcaaataaataggttgacaagataataaaattaaaaaccccttttacgaatgtttgattttgtatacgtccacactatcgtggcattcaaaattcacggtgtttgaggtaattttatttgtcataaagatttattgacaaggtaattaatgggtaaacccctcctcttacaaatgtttaattttgtatacgtccacactatcgtggcatgcaaaattcatggtgtttgagatgttggtgaatttaaataatattgtttgaggaatcaatgttattttaaattcaaaaagttttgaccaaatatttgatcaaagacagatcaactattaattttattcgtcataaagtaaagttgacgagataataaaattaatgaataaaatctcctcttcaattttgtatacgttcacactatcgtggcatacaaaattcatggggattttaagaagttgatcttgaccaaatatttttgtgattgttaggatttaaaatgtttatcaatcccctagtagtcatactatagaaaagacttagtagtcccaattgtaatgattggaaataggacttggacattaaggtagactgtcttcttagaactaagaacaatttaggtgtatttaattcattagttggaacatgtctagtggtgttatctaccagaacctggagtgtagatacagataccattaatcatgtctgtaattcattgcagggttccaggaaacccgacaactaaatgaaaataaaaaacaccgtccacatggacactactgcaaaagtagcagctgttgcagtggaagaggtttattctctaataggaataaaatttggatttttgagtaattgtctttacgcaccaagtttagaaagaactagtttcagtttctaaactattcaaagaacttgatattctgtctcttttaataacaaagttgttattaagaaaaagagggaaattatctgttctggtacgttggttggaaatttataaatccaataactctcatgatgtaacaaatggaaattagtaacacatcttctaactttaagagaaagtaaccttcgaaaatgaaccaattatatctttggcatcaaaggctaggttatattaacttgagtaggattcattggtagctgatgaacttttgggttcattagtagtggaaatctttccaacctgcgagtcttacttggaaggaaaaataaccaagaagcttttaagtctaaggggtatggagtcaaagatatgttaaaattggttcattctgatttgtgtgatcctatgactatccagacaagagatagtattgaatatttcgtctattttatagacaactattcaatatacaaataaatttacttaatgtaccgcaagactaagtactttgattagttcaaagagtacaaggctgatgcggagaaatgttaaagtaaaagtcactatggtaagatcgtagtggcaagtacctcttgggagaatttaggagtcacttatcagaagtagggattcaatcccaactaattacacctggtacactccaatagaatggtgtagaaaaaggaaggtataggactcttatggaaataagtagatagacgagttatttagaatattaccaaaatcattttaaggatatactctggaaacggaagtgaatatagtaccttccaaagacagaactctctactcatatagaattgctgaatagacgtaagcctattttgaagcatattcggattcgggtagtccagcacatatgcagaagagagacaatgataagttggacaggaattcacttgtttgtgggttatcctagagaaatgaaagtaggtttatagtcttaaaaatcagaaggtcattgttagcatcaatgaccgatttttagaaaaggactatgtaataaaccatgtgcccataagaaaatttgttcttaaggaaataataaaagacatgtctaatctagtaccaactgtacaagatgaaataccacaaggaaactacaacacgtatcacaaataatacacaattgcagaaagtgtcttgtcgtagtgggagggttgttaagcaacctaaaaggattcatgttttgggagagtttttggactcgatccctggaggacatgaacctgatctccggacatatgacgaagcactccaagataaagatgcgacatcttggcaaagagtaatgaataacagaattagaatatatgtattctaataaaatctggaagcttgtagtaacaccaaatggtgtaaaagcctttgggtgtaaaaaagtctataataggaaaagagggatagacaggaaggtagaaactttcaaaagcaaggctagatgaaaaaggaaactttttcactgatagtcatgcttaagtctatccggattcttttatctatttggcaagtggatgtcaagacaacattccttaatggaagtcttgaagaaaacatccatataaagcaaccagaagggttcattgtaaagggctaagagcatcttgtgtgcaagctcaatcagtctatggactgaggcaaagcttcaaggtcttggaacatccagtttatcaaagtaatctagacctatggatttattgagtaaacggataagtcttgtgaatacaaaaggtgtgatggaaacgtggtggtgtttcttgataacatttttggtagttggaaacaatatcaaaatattgtcagaagtaagggtatggttgtccaaataattcgatataaaggacttgggagaatgtatatatttttgatatcaaagtaataagggattgcaagaaaaaatatatatatatatattttacttatcccaagcttaatacatcgaaaaaatccttgctcgtttttagcatgcaaaactcctagaaaggtttcttaccttttaagcatggagtgtctttatctaaagagatgtctccgatgacatcaaaggagattgaggacatgtaggcagttctttatgcttcgacagttagacaacctaatgtatgttatgcacgagatcataaatctgttttgccaagggcatagttagcagatatcaaagtaactctagacaaggacattggactgcagtaaagcatatattaaaagtaccttagaggcactagagattatatgctagcttacaaggcagttaatttggttcctgtaggttgcacggattttgacttccaatcggataaggacaataataagtcgacctcggggttttgtgtttactttaggaggaaaagtcataactatggaagagtgataagcataggtgtttttctggactccaccatagaagctgagtatatggcaagcctatgaggtagccataaaaactgaatgacttaataacctcaagatagacttagatatgatttctagtttgtccaaaaattattacaatttattgtaataataatggtgcagtagcaaactcgaagaaatcatgagtctataaggcaagtaaacacaatagagcgcaagtactacccaatacgagaaattgtataacgaggagaagttgttgccgcctagattgcatcagatgataacctaaggtccttaaggcaagagctttttgaaaggcatgggaatcagatgtatggcagtagatatgacaacttagtcttttagtataagtgggagattgttaggatgtatactaaaagtctagcttttggtataaaacatttatctagaaataagaatcacattggtcaaatgactacatttgtgataaatgtagttgttcaattaatttatattgtagataatatggtgtgtggtgtcacacacagaagatcatgttatcagtaccttataaattataaacagtagctcacgatcatgatggaaaggaacaaaccattagaaggtcgtagtgtaattaggtgttagtttatcttaactatataattacactagtacactaagagtgtattgagtaggaccattacaggtcgtttcttttatactgactttataaaggaacaaagacctcagttattatggaagtgtatgctcttaatcctaatataataacaagcacatatatttgatatttatttctttaatttatcaatgggtgagatttagttcgatgaatcaataagcccgataagttgggaaatgatatcacttatagtgtgtgttgttgattatagaaggaaactgtgtcctagtaatctaggttgagaatgtccccaagaggagctcataaggattgtcatgttaaaccctgcaggtggacttagtccgacatgacgatgaagttgagtggtactactcttggagctagatattaattaagtgagttgtcagtaacttacttaattagtggacatttgttatcttaaacacagggagactaacacactcatgataagaaggagcccaaaatgtaatttgggattggtgcggtagttcaataatagttctctagtggaatgaattattattgataagattaagttgtgtgttcggggcgagcacgggatgcttaattttatcgggagaccaaaaccaattcctcctctcggtccctatcgtagcctctagtatatagagatttatacccactgcatacccaccttcttacccatccaatgggtaagagaagagattaatctctttccttatttgtagtttaaaaggatggttttaatttttggtaaaaactttccttatttgtaaatcatctacatgtttaaaagagagtttaaaatttgaaatctttccttatttgttgattaaaggaggattttaaattttaagaaaactttcctttttaaccatgttcatgatttaaaagagagtttaaaattaaatattctcttttataaatttctacaaaagattaagaaaagatttgatatctttccttatttgtagattaaaagagattttaatttatagagataattttctttttatccacatgtttaaaagaaagattttaatttattaaatttcctttttataaaccaatcatgaagggataaaattattggagaaatatttataaatttccggaagcaaataaggaagttttaattggtgtttaaaattttatttgcttggagattttatttgttatggccagccattgtaatttgaaaagagaaaattgttttaattaaataaattttccttttcaatggcaaaagagttaaggaagtttttattaaattttccttatctgtcaagaccaaggattataaaagagggggtagaggaggcttcaaggctaaggactctattctatttttctccctcttttccttggtgtggtggtcgacccttccctttctcttctctcctcttgttgtggccgaaatctatcatctcttggagcttggaggatgtggccggatcaaggaaggagaagaaggagagaaagcatgcatcccttggagcttggttggtggaaaattcttcatcctttggaagttcttgtgcttggccgaaacttgaaggaagaaggaagaaggtgcctaggtggttctcatctcggaagatcgttgcccacacaacgtccgaggttagaagaggaatacggtagaagatcaagaggtctttctaaaaggtataactagtaatttttgtttccgcatcatattagttaattttggaaataatactaaatacaagaggcatacgattctagtgtttcgaatttgttttcgatatagtgttcttttgtttttcttttccttgtgatttgattgttcttttcggttgacctaaagttattttaggaaattaaatattagctttccttaaaaggttttgtctagtcggtggtggttgctcccatatccaagaaggtcatgtgcctcgccacgtcagtactggaaaccaattttggaaattaatatttaatggaattaaataacttaggtgatttggatcaaacgtgttaagttccgcaggagatccaagtcaaaacctaaaagaacaaatagattaagttttggatcaaacgtgttaagttccgcaggcgatccaaaatttaatttaaaagaacacatggtagctaggaaaaggtttagaactttgtacaaaatttttgtacagtggaacctctaggtttttcgagtagcaaccaacaccctggGTGACCAGCTTGACCCTATGGAATTTTTTCACCGGCAACCAAGGTAAGTCGGGAAGTGCTTGCGAAATTTACAATAGTTGGAGATCGAACTGCGGGTGCCTGAGTGACAACCTAAATGTCTTATCGCTACACCATAATCTTGGGACTATAActgacacttataaaaaaaaatgataaactcaGTTAGCCTCATTTACTATCCCTAGGATGATCAACCCAGCCCTATGGACGTTTCCCACCAACGATCAGGGTAAATCGGTAGGCGCGCATGGCGGTCAACCCAGAAGTCCAACATCATTTGGTTGCTCTtcctatttgaaaaaaaaaattcctacaaatatgtCATAGTTGGGAATCAAACCGTGAGTACTTAAGtgataatttaaatattctaCCGTGGTAGCATAgattaaagataaattttatttctatttgctcaaattttctacaacaataaaaaaaaacttcttttattttctttattgtgatattctaaattaaaaaaaaaagcaatGTTGAACGATTAAATTTTAATCAAGTtcaagaaattttaaataatattaaaatagatatcaatattaaattaattttaattacattAAAGTAACTTTAATTAATATTACACTAGTTTTTATTAACCTTAAAgcaattttaataatatttgaataattttgataaaactattGCAATAGTTTGGATCCATAAAGAAAAGTGTTTTATGGcaaaaaattatgataaaatattttttaatatggaTATAGTTTTAATAATGATGAAAATAATGACTGACCGTTTTAATTTTTGTCCACTTGGTTGAGCTGTAAATCCCCCATCGCTCAGAATATCTGCCCCCTGTGCTGCCGGAATCATATGTTCCACAGGTGTTCCTACCCACCAGTGAGAACGAGTTTAAAGACGGCCATCGACGATGAACGAACAAAATGTGATTGCTTACGCAATTGAACGGTGTATCTGTTTCCATAAAATTGTATTTGTTATGCTTCTTATACGAGATCCTTTCCCAGGAGACCAAGAGTCTGAGGCTATAACCAACGGGTCTGGCTCTGTGTACTCCATTTCCGTGTGGTTGCGGCGTCGTCGGTCATGGAGAGCTCCGCCATCTGCCGCCCCGTGTCCTCCCCTATCTCCGTCCGCCCAGCCGCCCTCCGCCGCCGCCGTCTGCTTACCTCCGTTCGCTCCGATTTGCTTCCTTGCTCGTCCGCCCCTCTATCCGTCCTCTGCCGCCCCTTCGTCCCTATCCGCCTCCGCCACGACCGCGCCAAGCTCTCTCTCCCCCCCATCCGCGCCTCCTCGGCCTCCGCATCCTCGGTAAATCCAGAAGCCTCTATTGCACCCCCGCCGCCTCAGCCGGCCCATGGTGCGAAGCTCGTTCCCCTCGTGATCTCCGTCGCTATCGGCCTCGCCGTGCGGTTCGCCGTTCCGCGGCCCGTGGAGGTCACTCCGCAGGCGTGGCAGCTCCTCGCGATCTTTTTATCCACGATCGCCGGCCTGGTACTCAGTCCGCTTCCGGTGGGCGCCTGGGCCTTCATCGGTCTCACCGCCTCGATCATTACGAAGACGCTGACCTTCTCGGTGGCCTTTGGGGCGTTCACCAATGAGGTTATCTGGCTTATCGtaatttccttcttctttgcaCGGGGGTTCGTCAAGACTGGACTTGGAGATCGGATTGCGACGTACTTTGTGAAGTGGCTTGGGAGGAGTACTTTGGGGTTGTCGTACGGACTTACCATCAGCGAGGCTTTAATCGCTCCCGCGATGCCCAGCACCACTGCCAGAGCTGGCGGGGTGTTCGTACCAATTATCAAGTCATTGTCCCTGTCGTCAGGGAGCAAACCTGGTGATCATTCAGCAGGGAAGCTGGGTTCCTATCTAGTTATGTCGCAGTTCCAGGTATCGTTTTCTGAAAAATCTATATTAGATGTTGAAGTTTTGcaaaagaaagtttttttttttttggccttTTGGAAATAGTTGTTTGTTTCCTTTGCCTATATTGCTATATAGCATTATAtagataattatatatatatatattaaagaaatTGTTCGTGTATTCATCTGTTTTTCCAAAGTTAGCGTGCTTAACTATAATATTGCATTTATACTGAACGTCAAGAAATTTCATGTCTTATAGCAAAAAACGTTCTAAGTTCTTCTAATCTTAGTTTTGATCTAGGGCACCCGTCCTTGATATAGCAGTTTAAAGGGGAAAAAAAGTAATCTTTTGATTCTTTTGCAAGTTCCTATATATCCTTAAACATGTAGTCGGAAGTTTTTAATCTAATTTCACATTCAAACTGCCTGCTTAACTGCAGTAAGAAGCCTAATTTCAATGAAATAAATGAAACAAGAGTTTTGATTCAGAATCTGAGTATTGATGAGAGTGTCCTTACAGGTCTTTAACGTCTTTTGACTTTCACTATATTAAAATTTATGTATAGCCGTTTGCTTGTTGCTATAAAgaagtaagtttttttttcttttcttttttgctaAAACTGAAATCTGATAAACCTTTTCTCTTCTTGAGATTGAATTATGATGTCTGATCTGCATATATATGCCCATTGTATTCTTATGGTTCTTGTATAATTATTGAGCATGGTATGGTAAGATTTGGCATTCATGCTATCTATGCTAGCTATCTCTGCATGTTACTCATCTTGTTCTACCATAAAAAGAATGAGTCTAATTTCAAACCACCTTGGGTGAAGGTGTGTATTGGTCataaaatcctcaattttttttaaaaaaaaatctactgtCAACAATGAAACACATTCATTTAATCTATCGAGATCCTTTGCAAAACTACTGTTTGAGGGTGCAAGATACGGTTATAATACATAGAGACACTATCAATGAGAGGTTTAGGCATTGTGCTCACTCCTATGATGCTTCTCATCCATGGGCACATTATTTCTTATGTCTCTGATGATTATCATCATTGTCTTGGTGTTTCCACCATTCATCCTTTATTTCAGTAAATATACCTTGTGGTTAAACCATTATCAGTTATTTCTCATTATTGGGTTTCATCGATATACCTGAGATGATTATGTATGTCTTTAGGAACTTGGAAACCATAATTCCCTATGGTCACCTCTTTTGGGGTCATGACCAATTTTTATTGGTATATCTAAAGTAGCACTTAACAGTTAATGGTGCAGGTAAGACAATCAAGTTGCCAATATAATATACATCTTACATATATATAGCAGGACTGGGATGTCAATCAAATATTCCAAATCATATATCATTTTTATAATGACTAATAGCAAATGCATGATAATAATCTCGAGCATTCTTATATGCCTTTTCCACATATTAACAAGGGATACACCGGATCTTTGCAAGCATGTAGAGTTCATGTATATACTTTAAATTAGAGCAACTAAAGAGAATTATTAGTGGAAGATATCATTCAATACCATCTTGTATGATCCATGTTGAAATGACAATTATTAGTTTTTTTTACCTAAGTTCTTTGAGGTTTCCTTTGATAATGTGCTTATATCATCAGAGGTCAGGAGCACCTGTTTTGATTGCATCTCTTGCTTTCTTTCTGTGAATTTTGTCAGTTTCTTTTAATGAAATTATTGTTTCCGCCTAATTGTCACAGATGTTGCTTATATTACTTGCATCTAATATTGAAATGCATGATTAGTCTTCTCAAAAGCAGTTCTTGGTTTTAGTAAAATATCATATTTGGATAAGGGCCTTATTGCCACTATTTCTTGCTCTCCTTCAGAATGTGGGTTTCAGAGGGTTAAGTTGTGGATGGAACCTCTTTTGTTATACGACATGCCTCTGCACACTTAGTTTCTGTCTTTAAACACTTAACAAGAGCTGTGTTGACTACTGTGCTATCCAATTTTAGCAGTAAAAAGCTGAGTTTTCAGTTCACCTCACAAGAACATCGGCCACCTACATTCTGATTCAATGTTTAGCACTGAATACTTTGCTGGTATCAAATTACTTGTACCAGTTTTTATCTTATACAATGTACAGTGACTGACTATTTTGCCTTTTGGTGCAAAACAGGCAGCTACTAATTCTAGCGCCCTTTTCCTAACTGCCGCAGCTCAAAATCTTTTGTGCCTTAAATTAGCTGAAGAACTTGGTGTTAGAATTTCTGGTCCATGGGTATCATGGTTTAAAGCTGCAAGCTTGCCTGCTATTGTTTCTCTTCTGGCCACTCCCTATATCCTCTACAAAATATTTCCCCCACAAGTAAAGGATACACCAGATGCACCGGCTTTGGCTACCAAAAAGTTGGAACAAATGGGATCTGTCACAAGGAGCGAATGGGTGATGGTTGGCACTATGGTTCTAGCTGTTTCATTGTGGATTTTTGGGTATGCATGTGTATTACTAATCATATTGCCATTTTATTCCTACAAGGAAACTGCTGCTCTCTCTTACTTGCTCTCTCTTACACTGCATGTGATTTTTCCACTATTTTGGTAGGACATGATACTTGAGAGTTGGGCTTTGCCATTATGTCCTAGCATTAGAGTTAGTTTAGTTGGAGTTTCATGTTTTGTTAACATGATCGCATCCCTAATACCAGCTATATGTTGATTGTAGAGCAAAATTTTCTTCATTGACTGTGAAATTAGAAAGTGTACATTAATGTTGGCTTATGCATAGAAGTTAATGTAGAGAATTACTTTTGAGAAAAAAGTAGATAGACAAGCACGCAACCACAACCTCTCAGTTAAAATCATTGTAGTGGTTTACATATTGTAGCTTGTATACATAACTGTTCAACAATGTCATTAATTTCCCATTGCCTTGCAGGCTTTTACTCTTCTAGGAAACATTTCTCatgagtgatttttttttttttggttgtgAAGTGATGCTCTTGGAATATCAAGTGTTGTGGCTGCAATGCTCGGCCTATCTATCCTTCTACTTTTAGGTGTTCTAAATTGGGATGATTGCTTGAGCGAGAAATCTGCATGGGATACCTTGGCTTGGTTTGCTGTGCTAGTTGGAATGGCAGGGCAGCTGACAAATTTGGGAATAGTATCATGGATGTCAAGTTGTGTGGCTAAGTTTCTTGAATTTTATTCATTGAGCTGGCCTGCAACCCTTGCTGTCCTCCAAGCATCCTACTTCCTGATCCATTATCTATTTGCAAGTCAGACTGGTCATGTAGGAGCACTCTACTCAGCATTTCTTGCCATGCATTTGGCTGCTGGTGTTCCTGGTGTTTTGGCTGCACTTGCTTTGGCGTATAATACAAATCTTTTTGGTTCTCTGACACATTATAGTAGCGGTCAGGCTGCTGTATACTATGGAGGTACAATCTGATTTCTTCCCCCCTTGTATATCGTTTTGTAGTTATTATATTAAACATTTTTGTTTTTCTTAGCCAATGTCTACTGCTCTACATTatgaaggatttttttttactaaatctgGCTTAAGAAAAGGTTTAGAACTTCAATACTGGTGCCAGTTTCAGTATCAAATTGGAAAGATGCCCTTTCAACGCCAAGCTGTGCAGAGTTGGTCGGACTTTGCTGATGTGATTTTGGATTGAACTCACCCTATTGGCCTGCTTCAACTTAATATGTTTGCTTTTAAAAGCAACAATATAATAACATTTTGACGAACAACTCAAATATAACAGGCATAAGTAACTTATAACATACCATTTTGAAGAACAACTCAAACATA from Zingiber officinale cultivar Zhangliang chromosome 6B, Zo_v1.1, whole genome shotgun sequence carries:
- the LOC121992557 gene encoding dicarboxylate transporter 2.1, chloroplastic-like, whose protein sequence is MESSAICRPVSSPISVRPAALRRRRLLTSVRSDLLPCSSAPLSVLCRPFVPIRLRHDRAKLSLPPIRASSASASSVNPEASIAPPPPQPAHGAKLVPLVISVAIGLAVRFAVPRPVEVTPQAWQLLAIFLSTIAGLVLSPLPVGAWAFIGLTASIITKTLTFSVAFGAFTNEVIWLIVISFFFARGFVKTGLGDRIATYFVKWLGRSTLGLSYGLTISEALIAPAMPSTTARAGGVFVPIIKSLSLSSGSKPGDHSAGKLGSYLVMSQFQAATNSSALFLTAAAQNLLCLKLAEELGVRISGPWVSWFKAASLPAIVSLLATPYILYKIFPPQVKDTPDAPALATKKLEQMGSVTRSEWVMVGTMVLAVSLWIFGDALGISSVVAAMLGLSILLLLGVLNWDDCLSEKSAWDTLAWFAVLVGMAGQLTNLGIVSWMSSCVAKFLEFYSLSWPATLAVLQASYFLIHYLFASQTGHVGALYSAFLAMHLAAGVPGVLAALALAYNTNLFGSLTHYSSGQAAVYYGAGYLKLPEVFKMGFIVACVNALLWGVVGSFWWKFLGLY